Proteins from a genomic interval of Candidatus Sericytochromatia bacterium:
- the fliF gene encoding flagellar basal-body MS-ring/collar protein FliF, whose product MNSFFQQLSEDLGRLWNQMSAGQRLMLVGVSVAVVLLFGILVMWAQQPAYVTLYTRLSDKDAGAIVEKLKERNIPYQLSGGAIGVPSGQVHDIRLALASEGLPSGGTVGFQDLFNGNANWTATDFERNLNYQRGLEGELSRTIEALEGVDKARVHIVIPKESLFVADEQPTTASVMLSMGTGNQLEPGQVRTIQHLVAKAVPRLKQQNVFVTDTSGRDYTESTGGIDVSGTDLSARQLELKRKYERDLERRIQAMLDDVLGPEKSVVRVSTVWDFAQIETNSESYAPSLPGGTGGLLVSERGKTEQYNGQAATDGGVPGSTENVQPNSYPGGGSGQNGLYSNNEYTRNYNTNKEVQRRIKEPAVLRDTLVSVAYDVTPPPAPRGRAAQQAAANAAPPPDLTPMIKQMVGAAAGIPDPQNSTKVVVNPMIFKGVDLKAREAQAASDAMWSRGIRIATLVTSIVLALIVFLMFSTAFRRRQAVMDELGANAMQGMSAEEVSQALLGAVGARVGNPPGPDDAKLLNMQRELAQYIKQNPKDAVQLVKTWVNADD is encoded by the coding sequence ATGAACAGCTTCTTTCAACAATTGAGCGAAGACCTCGGGCGCCTCTGGAATCAGATGAGCGCCGGTCAGCGCTTGATGTTGGTCGGGGTGAGCGTGGCCGTCGTGCTGCTGTTCGGCATCCTCGTGATGTGGGCGCAGCAACCAGCCTACGTGACCCTCTATACGCGGCTCTCAGATAAGGATGCGGGTGCGATCGTTGAAAAACTCAAGGAGCGCAACATCCCCTACCAGCTGAGTGGCGGGGCGATCGGGGTCCCGAGTGGCCAGGTTCACGACATTCGGCTGGCCCTGGCCTCCGAGGGCCTGCCCAGCGGGGGGACGGTCGGATTTCAGGACCTGTTCAATGGCAACGCCAACTGGACTGCGACGGACTTCGAGCGCAACCTCAACTATCAGCGCGGGCTCGAAGGAGAGCTATCCCGCACGATCGAGGCCCTCGAGGGCGTCGACAAGGCCCGCGTCCACATCGTGATTCCCAAGGAATCGCTGTTCGTGGCGGACGAGCAACCCACCACCGCCTCCGTCATGCTCTCGATGGGCACAGGCAATCAACTCGAACCGGGCCAGGTGCGCACGATCCAGCATCTCGTCGCGAAGGCCGTGCCCCGCCTGAAGCAGCAGAACGTGTTCGTGACCGATACGTCGGGCCGCGATTACACCGAAAGCACCGGCGGCATTGACGTCAGCGGAACGGACCTGTCGGCCCGTCAGCTCGAACTCAAGCGCAAGTACGAACGCGACCTGGAGCGCCGCATTCAGGCCATGCTGGATGACGTGCTGGGCCCGGAAAAGTCGGTCGTGCGCGTCAGCACCGTCTGGGATTTCGCCCAGATCGAGACCAACAGTGAGTCTTATGCGCCTTCCTTGCCAGGGGGAACCGGCGGCTTGCTCGTTTCGGAGCGCGGCAAGACCGAGCAGTACAACGGGCAAGCCGCCACCGACGGCGGCGTACCCGGTTCGACCGAAAATGTTCAACCGAACAGCTACCCGGGCGGCGGGAGCGGGCAGAACGGGCTCTATAGCAACAACGAATACACCCGCAACTACAACACCAACAAAGAGGTGCAGCGCCGCATCAAAGAACCGGCCGTGCTGCGCGACACGCTCGTCTCGGTGGCCTACGACGTCACGCCCCCGCCCGCCCCACGGGGCCGTGCGGCCCAGCAGGCCGCGGCCAACGCCGCACCGCCGCCGGACCTCACGCCCATGATCAAGCAGATGGTCGGTGCCGCGGCGGGCATCCCCGACCCTCAAAATTCGACCAAGGTGGTCGTGAACCCCATGATCTTCAAGGGCGTCGACCTGAAGGCAAGAGAGGCGCAGGCGGCCAGCGACGCGATGTGGTCGCGTGGCATCCGGATCGCCACGCTGGTCACCAGCATCGTCCTGGCGCTGATCGTCTTCCTGATGTTCTCGACGGCCTTCCGCCGCCGCCAGGCCGTCATGGATGAACTGGGTGCGAACGCGATGCAGGGCATGAGCGCCGAGGAAGTGAGCCAGGCCCTGCTGGGAGCCGTCGGCGCGCGGGTTGGCAATCCACCGGGGCCCGATGACGCCAAGCTCTTGAACATGCAGCGCGAACTCGCGCAATATATCAAGCAGAACCCCAAGGACGCGGTCCAGCTCGTCAAGACCTGGGTCAACGCAGACGACTGA
- the fliE gene encoding flagellar hook-basal body complex protein FliE, with amino-acid sequence MLPIPAPGLDRIALPNLPPQPLPSGPSKVPFSQAYERALGASRSEAGPVGLPTSMEMRPPIAPVSQLSQPFVEFPQAVGADGLKLPEGSAILKDPAQGGNPFEFLTPLKSGLAEVTRLNQGAEKLANEAAIGGDVDLHDVMIAAEKASVAMQLTLQVRNKLVEVYQDVMRMQI; translated from the coding sequence ATGCTGCCAATACCCGCTCCCGGCCTTGACCGGATCGCCCTCCCTAACCTGCCCCCTCAGCCCCTGCCGAGTGGCCCCAGCAAGGTGCCCTTCAGCCAGGCCTATGAGCGCGCCCTGGGGGCCTCCCGCAGTGAAGCGGGACCGGTGGGCCTGCCCACCAGCATGGAGATGCGTCCCCCGATTGCGCCAGTCAGCCAGCTTTCCCAGCCCTTTGTGGAATTCCCGCAAGCGGTCGGGGCCGATGGCTTGAAGCTGCCGGAAGGCTCCGCGATTCTGAAGGACCCGGCCCAAGGCGGAAATCCGTTCGAATTCCTGACGCCTCTGAAGTCGGGACTGGCTGAGGTCACGCGCCTCAATCAGGGCGCGGAGAAACTGGCAAACGAAGCGGCCATTGGGGGCGATGTCGACCTTCACGACGTGATGATCGCGGCGGAGAAGGCCAGCGTGGCCATGCAACTCACGCTGCAGGTGCGTAACAAACTGGTGGAAGTCTACCAGGATGTCATGCGGATGCAGATCTAG
- the flgC gene encoding flagellar basal body rod protein FlgC, which produces MSFFDSLHASASGLTAQRLRMDVISNNIANANSTRGKDGKAYRRQLVALESREVQQRDIEGQTKGTPLGVRVTKIFEDESPLRMVYDPQHPDANPDGYVAFPNVNVVQEMTDMISATRSYEANVTVINAVKGMAAKALEI; this is translated from the coding sequence ATGAGCTTTTTCGATAGCCTGCACGCCAGTGCGTCCGGCCTGACGGCCCAACGCCTGCGCATGGACGTGATTTCGAATAACATCGCCAACGCGAACTCCACCCGCGGCAAGGATGGCAAGGCCTACCGCCGACAACTGGTGGCGCTTGAATCGCGAGAGGTTCAGCAACGCGACATCGAAGGGCAGACCAAGGGCACGCCGCTCGGGGTCCGCGTGACCAAGATTTTCGAGGACGAAAGTCCACTTCGGATGGTCTATGACCCCCAACATCCGGATGCCAATCCCGACGGATACGTCGCCTTCCCGAACGTGAACGTGGTCCAGGAGATGACCGACATGATCTCGGCCACCCGCTCCTACGAGGCGAACGTCACGGTCATCAACGCAGTCAAGGGCATGGCCGCAAAAGCACTGGAGATCTGA
- the flgB gene encoding flagellar basal body rod protein FlgB, translated as MPLLESLYGNIPIIERALNGLSARQRALGENIANVDTPRFKRLEVAYEAQLRMAVKGSAGREELPMQTSNPLHFSLGPMAERVEDVRTVLTTVSDEVQRNDGNNVDIDAEMAKLAETNMRYNTMATLARNKFEGLKTMLREAR; from the coding sequence ATGCCCTTGCTGGAATCGCTCTACGGAAATATCCCCATCATCGAACGGGCCCTGAACGGGCTGTCGGCGCGCCAGCGGGCGCTCGGCGAAAACATCGCCAATGTCGACACCCCCCGCTTCAAGCGCCTGGAGGTGGCCTACGAGGCCCAGCTGAGAATGGCCGTGAAGGGCTCAGCAGGTCGCGAAGAGCTGCCCATGCAAACCAGCAACCCCCTTCATTTCAGTCTCGGCCCGATGGCCGAACGCGTCGAAGATGTTCGCACCGTGCTGACGACGGTATCGGACGAGGTCCAGCGCAACGACGGCAACAACGTAGACATCGACGCCGAAATGGCCAAACTGGCCGAAACCAACATGCGCTACAACACGATGGCCACCCTGGCCCGTAACAAGTTCGAAGGGCTGAAGACCATGCTGAGAGAGGCACGCTGA
- the fliS gene encoding flagellar export chaperone FliS, translating into MLSNPYTQYQESNLETASQGKLLLMLYDGAIRFLLTSQFALEQQRWNDAHTANLRAQDIVTELMLCLNMETGEIANNLYRLYDYMNWRLVQSNIRRDVAGVREIISLLRELREAWVEVVKTQPTMLGAGAA; encoded by the coding sequence ATGCTTTCCAACCCCTACACGCAGTACCAAGAGTCAAACCTGGAGACCGCCAGCCAGGGCAAACTGTTGCTCATGCTCTACGACGGAGCCATCCGCTTTCTGCTGACCTCGCAATTCGCGCTGGAGCAACAACGCTGGAATGATGCCCACACAGCCAACCTGCGCGCGCAGGACATCGTGACCGAGCTGATGCTTTGTCTGAACATGGAGACGGGCGAGATTGCCAACAACCTCTACCGCCTCTACGACTACATGAACTGGCGCCTGGTGCAGTCGAACATCCGACGGGACGTGGCCGGCGTCAGGGAGATCATCAGCCTCTTGCGCGAACTGCGCGAGGCCTGGGTCGAAGTGGTGAAGACACAGCCCACCATGCTGGGCGCAGGCGCGGCGTGA